From the Cryptomeria japonica chromosome 2, Sugi_1.0, whole genome shotgun sequence genome, one window contains:
- the LOC131038408 gene encoding retrovirus-related Pol polyprotein from transposon TNT 1-94 — protein MPKLSQIHDNTCKGCAIGKNVKSPFHKSENRAKDKLELVHSDLCGPMSIASPSGFFYYVIFIDNFSRKTWIYFLKYKESDKVLSKFKEFKALTENFSSKRIKCLRSDNGGEYTSSSFHDFCVESEIKREFCVPYNPQQNGVAERKNRTIVEVAKAMIHDQDLQTLLWAEASRTTVYIQNRCSYRALKNMTLEEAFTGSKSDISHLRIFGSPVYVHVPKEKRSKLEPSGKKGMLVGYSESSKAFRIYIPGQRYVEVSRDVKFEEDIAFKKSKGSCVIDESNDNQNINVDTNPEIQREQVEPPPQDDHDDPPEPMNPTDISSDIVVTKKRSLWVRNTIQEAERFAAPSGTFRETKRPQVFSNYVSLMCNLIETEPCNVEEALSHHAWKLAMDEEYQSIIKNDVWDLVPRPKGKSIVSSKWLFKIKHNADGNIEKYKARFVARGFSQKEGIDYEETFAPVARYTSIRTIIAIAASKGWKLHQMDVKTAFLNGVIEEEVYIEQPEGYEIRDRLTHVCRLKKALYGLKQAPRAWYEKN, from the coding sequence atgcctaaactcagtcaaattcatgataacacttgtaaaggttgtgctattggtaagaatgttaaaagtccatttcataaaagtgaaaatagagctaaagacaaactagaacttgttcactctgatttatgtggtcctatgtctatagcatctcctagtggattcttttattatgtaatcttcatagataatttctctaggaaaacttggatctacttcttgaaatataAAGAATCTGAtaaagtcttaagtaaatttaaggagtttaaagcattaactgaaaactTCTCTAGTAaaagaatcaaatgtttaagatctgacaatggaggtgagtacacctccagtagctttcatgatttttgtgttgagtcagaaattaagagggagttttgtgttccatacaatcctcaacaaaatggtgttgctgaaagaaagaataggaccattgtAGAGGTTGCAAAAGCTATGATCCACGATCAAGACTTGCAGACCCttctatgggctgaggcttctagaacaacaGTATATATCCAGAACAGATGTTCTTACCGtgctctaaagaacatgaccctggaagaagccttcacaggatccaaatcagacattagtcacctcagaatctttggaagtcccgtctatgttcatgtgcccaaggaaaagcgatcaaagttggaaccctccggaaagaaaggcatgctagtcggatatagtgaatcctccaaggcattcaggatttacatcccaggtcaaaggtacgttgaggtaagtagggatgttaaatttgaagaagacattgcttttaagaaatcgaaaggttcttgtgttattgatgaatctaatgataatcaaaatataaacgttgatactaaccctgagattcagagggagcaagttgaacctccacctcaagatgatcatgatgatcctccagaacccatgaatcccactgatatttctagtgacattgtcgttaccaaaaagaggtcactttgggtaagaaacaccattcaagaagctgaaagatttgctgctccaagtggcaccttccgtgaaactaagagacctcaggtattttccaactacgtttctttaatgtgtaatctcattgaaactgaaccttgcaatgttgaagaagccttaagtcatcatgcctggaagcttgctatggatgaagaatatcagtcaatcatcaagaatgatgtgtgggaccttgtgcccagacccaaaggtaaatctattgtttcctctaaatggttatttaaaattaaacataatgctgatggcaatattgaaaaatataaggctagatttgtagcgcgtggtttttcccaaaaggaaggcatagactatgaagagacttttgctcctgttgctagatatacttccattagaacaatAATTGCTATTGCTGCTTCTaagggttggaaactacatcagatggatgttaagactgcctttctcaatggtgtcattgaggaagaagtctatattgagcaacctgagggatatgagattcgggatagattaacccatgtgtgcaggttaaagaaagctctgtatggtcttaaacaagctcctcgtgcttggtatgaaaagaattga